Proteins encoded by one window of bacterium:
- the gspG gene encoding type II secretion system major pseudopilin GspG: MMKNKNYQSGFTLIEIMVVVVIIGLLVAIVSPRIMVQYEKAKVTQTRTQIRNLEQTLKLFKLDCGFYPSTEQGLKALVEKPTVGKIPTSYDEGGYLEKGKVPLDAWVNPFIYLSPGLYGEFDIISLGRDGKEGGEGFDEDIYSWDME; the protein is encoded by the coding sequence ATGATGAAAAATAAAAATTACCAATCTGGTTTTACCCTTATTGAAATAATGGTAGTAGTTGTCATAATTGGATTGTTAGTAGCGATTGTGTCTCCAAGAATAATGGTTCAATACGAAAAGGCAAAGGTAACTCAAACAAGAACCCAAATAAGAAATTTAGAACAAACATTGAAACTGTTTAAGTTAGACTGTGGTTTTTATCCCTCCACAGAACAGGGCTTAAAAGCTCTTGTGGAAAAACCGACAGTAGGAAAAATACCGACAAGTTATGATGAGGGTGGGTATTTGGAAAAAGGCAAAGTTCCTTTGGACGCATGGGTTAATCCATTTATTTATTTAAGTCCGGGCTTATACGGCGAATTCGATATAATATCCTTGGGAAGAGACGGAAAAGAAGGCGGAGAAGGCTTTGATGAGGATATCTACTCTTGGGATATGGAGTAA
- the prmC gene encoding peptide chain release factor N(5)-glutamine methyltransferase, with product MKLQKALSWGIESIKAAGIQDAHVDVLAFLSHVLVKEKSYIYSNLSMQCPEVVFKRFSSMVEERVRHYPSAYIMGKREFMSLNFMVNKNVLIPRPETEHLVEEVLTLFPQADDSAYVGLDIGTGCGNIALSLAKYNRNFHIYATDISSKAIKVARENRKLLNLEKSVSFINCNLWDYFKNEKWKGKIDFLASNPPYVRSVQLNDLAVDLSYEPQKALDGGADGLHFYEPLADAGKFLLKKGGYLIMEIGQGQGEFVKNIVRNKKVFEDIIVKKDYSGIDRMIIAGRK from the coding sequence ATGAAACTACAAAAAGCCTTATCCTGGGGTATTGAATCAATAAAAGCGGCCGGCATACAAGATGCCCACGTCGACGTTTTGGCTTTTTTGTCGCATGTTCTTGTTAAAGAAAAAAGCTATATATATTCCAATTTATCTATGCAATGTCCTGAAGTTGTTTTTAAAAGATTCTCATCTATGGTAGAAGAAAGAGTACGACATTATCCTTCGGCTTATATTATGGGAAAAAGAGAATTTATGTCATTGAATTTTATGGTAAATAAAAATGTGCTTATCCCACGCCCCGAAACGGAACATTTAGTGGAAGAAGTCTTAACCCTTTTCCCTCAAGCAGACGATAGCGCTTATGTTGGGCTGGATATTGGAACAGGTTGCGGTAATATAGCTTTGTCATTGGCTAAATATAATCGCAATTTTCATATATATGCTACCGATATTTCATCTAAAGCCATTAAAGTTGCCCGTGAAAATAGAAAACTGTTGAATTTAGAAAAATCGGTTTCTTTTATCAATTGTAACTTATGGGATTATTTCAAAAATGAAAAGTGGAAAGGCAAAATAGATTTTTTGGCAAGCAATCCTCCTTATGTTAGAAGCGTGCAGTTAAACGATTTAGCTGTTGATTTGTCTTATGAGCCGCAAAAAGCTTTAGACGGCGGCGCAGATGGATTGCATTTTTATGAACCTTTGGCTGATGCAGGCAAATTCCTTTTAAAGAAAGGCGGTTATCTGATAATGGAAATAGGGCAGGGGCAAGGAGAATTCGTGAAAAATATTGTGCGAAATAAAAAAGTTTTTGAAGACATAATCGTAAAAAAGGATTATAGTGGCATTGATAGAATGATAATTGCAGGGAGGAAATGA